CCGCCAAGGTTTCGAAGCATGATTCCATACTGTCTCACGAGACATAAAAGTCTCGCACGACACGCACAGCGCTCGTACCCGATCGCCTTCGGATCAAGCAGGTCCGAGCCGCGGCGTCGGCGTCGTCCTGAATCGCTCTACGAGAAATACGGAAAACGAGGTGGGTACGACCGATAACTGAATCGAGTTCTACCGGTCGGCCGATCAGCCCCGCAAACTGCGCATAAGTTAGCGGCTGACCGGATGGCGCTCGATTTTACGCCGCTTCGGCTCACTTCTCGCCGGCGTTCCCGTTGCCGCGCTGTTTGTCGCCTTCCTCGTCGCCTTTCTCCTGGTCGACGTTGCGAATTTCGACATCGTCACCGGTGCCGCTCTGACTGATCACCGGCTTGAGAATGTACTTTCCGCTGTTACCGGCCTTGTGAGGTGCAATGTCGTAGACGAAGTCGACCCGCTCACCATCGCCGATGGTAAATTTCGAGTTGATCTGGAGTTTGTTGCTCGGCAGTTTCACCCGCGTCGTACTGCCGTCGGCCAGCACTCCTTCGGTGTCGCTGACGTAGATGAAGACTTTCTCGTAGTCGCCGGCCGGCAACTCGAACTCGTCGACCACGGACGCGTTCGCGCCTTTCAGTTCGGTGAGGTCGACCGTGCGTTCGTCGACGTCGTACTCGATCCACCGTTCGTCGCTGCCGTCTCCGTCGTTCCCGTCGGCGGTCTCGTTCGCGTCACCGTCGCTCACGTCACCGGTTCGCTTGAAGCCGACCGTCGTGATCGTCACGTTGAGGTGTTCGAAGTCGTCGATCGCGTTCGGCTCGTCACTGACGTAGAACGCGGCCGTTCCCGTCCCCTCGCTCGAGGAGCCGTCAGTCGATCCGTCGGTGCCGATGTCCCCACCTATGCCACCGGTACACCCGGCGACGGCGACGAGGGCTGCGACGAGTACCAGTCGGACCACACGTCTGTTCATGTACGGTGACTGTCCGCTCATGGAGAAAAGGCCGACGACGATTGGTTCCGTTTACGACCGTTCATCTCCCGCAAAACTGGCCGAAACGGGGTGTCAACCGCCGGGCGGAGTGACGGTTAGGCGGCGGTACTCATTCCCTCGAGTCGCTCGGCGAAGAAGGTCTCGAGGAGGATGGGCGTGACGAAAGCCTCGACCAGGGCGGCGACGACCAGCAATAGCCAGCCAGCGAGAATGAGCATTGCTGTCCGGTAGAGGTAGGGTTTCGTAAAGATCGCGTCGCGAGAGCCACGAACTCGCTGGCCGATCCGATAGAGGAGTCGGAAACCGATGCCGGCGGCGATAAACAGCGCCGGAAGCTCGAAGATCCCGTGGGGAGCAGCCCCACGAGGATGTAATCGAGGCCGACGTCCCTGGTGACGTACGCGCCGACGTTCCCGACGATAACTCCGTTGAACACCATCGCCCAGGCAGTCAAGAGGCCGAGGCTCAGCGCGCCGACTATCGACAGCAGGAATGCGCGGGTGTTGTTCACGAGTAAAAAGCGCGCTAGATCGATTCCGCCGCCGTCTACCTCCGGGAACAGCGGTTCTCCGACCATCTCCTCGATTATCTCGAGGAGGTTGTAGCCCGCAAGCATGAGGAGGACGCCGACGACGATCCCGAACGCAAACAGGCCGGCGGCGAACCCGACGTAGCGGCTGTGCTCGGTCCAGGCGTCCGCGAGCGCCTCGCGGGGCGGATACCCGCTGTCCTGACGCATATCGTCGTTCTGCAGGCCTGCATCCATATCGATACGTCTTCGGAAGAAAACATAAACCCGGCGACTCGTCTCGTACACTGGCCAGTGTATCGACAGTATAAGGCCGCCTGAGAAGAATCCTGAGCCAATGACGACGCTTGCGATCATCGACGGCCAGGTGCTCCGCCCCGATCTGACGGTGACGACCGCGGACGTACTGATCGACCAGGACAGCGGCGAGATCCGCGAGATCGGTCACAATCTCGCGGCGGAGGCTGACGAGACGCTCGACGCGGCGAACTCGCTGGTCACGCCGGGGTTTGTTAACGGCCACTGTCACGTCGCAATGACGCTCCTGCGGGGGTACGCCGACGACAAACCGCTCGAGGCGTGGCTACAGGAGGACATCTGGCCCGCCGAGGGAGAACTGACGGCCGAAGACGTCCGCATCGGTGCCGAGCTGGGACTGCTCGAGCTAATCAAATCGGGCGTCACCGCGTTCGCGGACATGTACTTCCACGTGCCCAAGGTCGCTGCCGCGGTCGAGACGGCTGGCCTCCGTGCCCGTCTCGGTCACGGCATCGTCACCGTCGGCAAGGACGGCGAGGTCGCTCGCGAGGACGCGGCTACGGGCCTCGAGATCGCCCGCGAGTACGACGGCGCGGCTGACGGCCGAATCTCGACGGCGTTCATGCCCCACTCGCTGACGACCGTCGGGAGTGAGTACCTCGAGGAATTCGTTCCCAAAGCGCGAGAAACGGGCGTTCCGATCCACTACCACGCCAACGAAACCGCAGACGAGGTCGCACCGATCGTCGACGAGCACGGGATCCGGCCGCTCGAGTACGCCGCTGATCGCGGCCTCCTCGAGCCCGAGGACTTCGTCGCACACGGCGTTCACGTCGACGAGACCGAGATCGACCTGCTCGCCGAGGTCGGCACCGGTGTGATCCACTGTCCCGCGTCGAACATGAAACTCGCAAGCGGGATGGCCCCGGTCGAGCGGTTGCGCAAGGCGGGCGTCACCGTCGGTCTCGGAACGGACGGCGCGGCCTCGAACAACGACCTCTCGATGCTCGACGAGGCCCGCGACGCGGCCATGCTAGGCAAGCTCGCGGCCGATGACGCCAGCGCGGTGCCCGCCGAGGCGGTCGTCGAGATGATGACCCGGGGCAGCGCCGACGCGATCGGCCTCGAGTCCGGCCGGATCGAAGCAGGCGCGCCGGCCGATCTCGCGGTGATTGACCTCGAGCAACCCCACTTGACGCCGCCACACGATCTCGTGAGTCACCTCGCCTACGCGGCCGCAGCGGCCGACGTTCGCCACACCGTCTGCGACGGCCGGGTGCTCATGCGCGACCGCGAGGTACTGACGCTCGAGGAGGCGGCCGTTCGAGAGCGAGCGATCGAGTCGGCGGAATCGCTGAGCGAACGGGTCGACGCCTAGCCAATCCGTCTGACTGAACGAACGAGTCGAGGTGAGGAGGCCGAGATAAACGTTCAAAACCACTGATAAACGCTCAAAACAATTCTTAATCCGTTTCATCGGGGCGCGAACGGCGAGAACGTCCGACGGGGTTTATTCAGGAATCTGAGAATGTCCCGACTGGATGAAGAGTCACCGACTACTTACGATGGCATTGGTTGCCGCGATGCTCCTGTCCGCGCTTGCACCGCTGGGAACGGCGGCAGCGCAGACGGACGACGGCGACCTCGAGATGGACGTCGACTACGAGGGCGAGGAGATCGTCGTCACGGTCGACGCGAACGAAAGCGTCGAAAACGCGACTGTCGACGTAACGGCGTTCGACAACGAGTCGTACGCGGGCGAGGACGAGTACACGACCGACGAGAACGGAACCGTCGTTCTCCCGGCTCCTGAGGACTCGGTTAACATCACGATTACCGCGTCGACCGACGACGGGAATGAGACCGACGGCGACTCGACCGACGCGACGGTCACGATCGACGAGGACTCGGTCGAGGAAACAGAGTCTACCGAAGAGGAGACTGAGGACGAACTCGCGGACAACGAGACCGCAGAGAACGAGACCGTCGACAACGAAACCGAAGACGAACTCGACGAGAACGAGACTGTCGACAACGAAACCGAGGACGACCTCGACGAGAACGAGACCGTCGACAACGAAACCGAGGACGACCTCGATGAGAACGAGACCGACGGCAACGCATCGAACTTCGGTGCGCTCGTCTCGGAGTTCGTCGAGGACGCGGACAACGAGTCCGACGGACCGACCGGCATCTCCGTCGCGACCTTCGTCGTCGCGAACAACCCGGGCAACGCACCCGACCACGCCGGACCGCCGGCCCACGCCGGTCCGCCGAGCGATGGTGACGAAACCGAGGACGACCTCGACGACAACGAGACCGATATCGAGGACAACGAAACCGAGTCCGAGGACGACCTCGAGAACAACGAGACCGAAGACGACGCTGACGACAACGAGACCGACGATAGCGATGACGAGTCCGCTGGCGGTCCGCCGGCCCACGCCGGTCCGCCGAGCGATGACGACGCCGATGACGAGGACGATAGCGACGACGAGGACGACAGCGACGAACGAGGTCCACCCGAACACGCTGGCCCGCCGAGTGACGACGAACGAGGCCCGCCTGAACATGCCGGACAGTCCGGTGATGACGACGGCGACGCTGACGACAGCGAAGACGAAGAAGACGACGATGGCAACGATAACCGCGGCAACGGCGGCGGTCCGCCGTCCCACGCCGGACCGAAATAACGGCGACCGCACCTGATCCGTTTCGAACGGAGCCGATCCGCGTCCGAGAGACGCCGCCCAATGACATTGTGTTGTCAGAGGCACGGTCTTCGGCGGCGTCGGGAAACGGTCACAACGCGACGATCGGCAACGAGCCGACGCCCGTACCAGTGACCGACGTGGATTCGACTGTTCTTTCCGTTCACCACTTTCGCTTTCACCGTGGCGCGACGCTTCGGTAGCGTTTTTGCCACGCTCGCACTCAGTCGACCCATGACCGAAACCGAGTACCCCCCGATCAGCGAGCAGCTGGACGACCTCGAGGCCGCTCGCGAGGAGGGACGCCGGAAGATGGACTGGGCCGCCCAACACATGCCGATCTGCGAGCACGTTCGGAAGGAGTTCGTCGCAGAGCAGCCCTTCGCGGGCGAACGCATCGGGATGGCGATGCACGTCGAAGCAAAGACGGCGATCCTCGTCGAGACGCTCGCGGAGGGCGGCGCTGAAGTGGCCGTTACCGGTTGTAATCCGCTCTCGACCCACGACGACGTGTCGGCGGCGCTCGATACACACGAAAACATCACCAGCTACGCCAAACGCGGTGTCGACGACGAGGAGTACTACGCCGCGATCGAGGCCGTCATCGCCCACGAACCGACGATCACTGTCGACGACGGGATGGATCTCGTCGCTGCGATTCACGAGGACTACCCCGAACTGATCGACGGCATCGTCGGCGGCGCGGAGGAGACGACTACCGGCGTTCACCGCCTGCGTGCCATGGACGCTGACGGCGCGCTCGACTATCCCGTCTTCGCGGTCAACGACACGCCAATGAAGCGCCTCTTCGACAACGTCCACGGGACCGGCGAGTCTTCGCTGGCCTCCATCGCGATGACCACGAACCTCTCATGGGCCGGCAAGAACGTCGTCGTCGCGGGCTACGGCTACTGCGGCAAGGGCGTCGTACAGAAGGCGTCGGGCCAGAACGCGAACGTCATCGTCACCGAAGTCGAGCCACGCCGCGCCCTCGAGGCCCACATGGAGGGATACGAGGTCATGCCAATGGCCGAGGCCGCCGAAGTGGGCGACGTCTTCCTGACGACGACCGGCAACCGGGACGTCATCGTCGAGGAACACTTCGAAAAGATGCAAGACGGTGTCTTGCTCGCCAACGCGGGCCACTTCGACATCGAGATCGACCTCGAGGCGCTCGACGATCTCGCAGTCGACCGCTACGAAGCACGGGACGGCGTCGAGGCCTACGAGATGGCCGACGAC
This genomic stretch from Natrinema sp. SYSU A 869 harbors:
- a CDS encoding DUF4382 domain-containing protein; translated protein: MNRRVVRLVLVAALVAVAGCTGGIGGDIGTDGSTDGSSSEGTGTAAFYVSDEPNAIDDFEHLNVTITTVGFKRTGDVSDGDANETADGNDGDGSDERWIEYDVDERTVDLTELKGANASVVDEFELPAGDYEKVFIYVSDTEGVLADGSTTRVKLPSNKLQINSKFTIGDGERVDFVYDIAPHKAGNSGKYILKPVISQSGTGDDVEIRNVDQEKGDEEGDKQRGNGNAGEK
- a CDS encoding amidohydrolase, yielding MTTLAIIDGQVLRPDLTVTTADVLIDQDSGEIREIGHNLAAEADETLDAANSLVTPGFVNGHCHVAMTLLRGYADDKPLEAWLQEDIWPAEGELTAEDVRIGAELGLLELIKSGVTAFADMYFHVPKVAAAVETAGLRARLGHGIVTVGKDGEVAREDAATGLEIAREYDGAADGRISTAFMPHSLTTVGSEYLEEFVPKARETGVPIHYHANETADEVAPIVDEHGIRPLEYAADRGLLEPEDFVAHGVHVDETEIDLLAEVGTGVIHCPASNMKLASGMAPVERLRKAGVTVGLGTDGAASNNDLSMLDEARDAAMLGKLAADDASAVPAEAVVEMMTRGSADAIGLESGRIEAGAPADLAVIDLEQPHLTPPHDLVSHLAYAAAAADVRHTVCDGRVLMRDREVLTLEEAAVRERAIESAESLSERVDA
- a CDS encoding adenosylhomocysteinase — its product is MTETEYPPISEQLDDLEAAREEGRRKMDWAAQHMPICEHVRKEFVAEQPFAGERIGMAMHVEAKTAILVETLAEGGAEVAVTGCNPLSTHDDVSAALDTHENITSYAKRGVDDEEYYAAIEAVIAHEPTITVDDGMDLVAAIHEDYPELIDGIVGGAEETTTGVHRLRAMDADGALDYPVFAVNDTPMKRLFDNVHGTGESSLASIAMTTNLSWAGKNVVVAGYGYCGKGVVQKASGQNANVIVTEVEPRRALEAHMEGYEVMPMAEAAEVGDVFLTTTGNRDVIVEEHFEKMQDGVLLANAGHFDIEIDLEALDDLAVDRYEARDGVEAYEMADDRKLNVIAEGRLVNLAAPVSLGHPVEVMDQSFGVQAVCVREMLENGDAYDAGVHDVPDDLDKEIAEIKLEAEGVDFDSLTETQREYMDSWDHGT